From the genome of Ctenopharyngodon idella isolate HZGC_01 chromosome 23, HZGC01, whole genome shotgun sequence, one region includes:
- the naa50 gene encoding N-alpha-acetyltransferase 50 isoform X2, with product MKGRIELGDVTPHNIKQLKRLNQVIFPVSYNDKFYKDVLEVGELAKLAYFNDIAVGAVCCRVDHSQNQKRLYIMTLGCLAPYRRLGIGTKMLNHVLNICEKDGTFDNIYLHVQISNESAIDFYQKFGFEIIETKKNYYKRIEPADAHVLQKSLRSPCAPPAGELQKAD from the exons ATGAAAGG CCGGATCGAGTTGGGGGATGTTACACCCCACAACATTAAACAGTTGAAGCGTCTGAACCAAGTGATCTTCCCTGTCAGCTACAACGACAAGTTCTACAAAGATGTTCTTGAAGTAGGAGAGCTCGCCAAGCTAG CATATTTCAATGACATCGCAGTTGGTGCTGTGTGCTGTAGAGTGGATCACTCTCAGAACCAGAAGCGACTCTACATCATGACACTGGGTTGTCTAGCACCTTACCGCAGACTTGGCATAG GAACAAAAATGCTGAACCATGTGTTGAACATTTGTGAGAAGGATGGCACTTTTGACAACATTTACCT TCACGTGCAGATCAGCAATGAGTCTGCAATTGACTTCTACCAGAAATTTGGCTTTGAGATCATTGAGACAAAAAAGAACTATTACAAGAGGATAGAGCCAGCAGATGCCCACGTTCTTCAGAAAAGCCTGCGCAGCCCATGTGCGCCCCCAGCAGGAGAGCTGCAGAAAGCCGACTAG
- the LOC127506230 gene encoding GTPase IMAP family member 7-like isoform X2: MIGKTGNGKSETGNTILGREEFHTEASSDSVSTVCMKGVGEVHCKSVAVVDTPGLFDTTLSNEQVQEEIVKCVSLSAPGPHVFIIVLSVGRFTKEEKDTVDLIKKIFGPNAAQFSIVLFTRGDDLKNQTIEQYVEKSKSADLKKLIRDCGNRFLVFNNREKDDHTQVTLLFKMIEEVKKSNKGQYFTNSMFEEAEMSIKKRVEEILKEKEREIQAKYQTEMESMMERLEKEKREADEEKMKMETQFREKEETLRKEYEEKEKTEQKRQEEENKRRLDEEKQQKHEYDQKIEAMQREMENQRSLYEKQQKEKESRIKREKRNINKIKKSSKKSESMPLNN; this comes from the coding sequence ATGATTGGAAAGACTGGAAATGGAAAAAGTGAAACAGGAAACACCATCCTCGGGAGAGAAGAGTTTCACACTGAAGCCAGTTCAGATTCTGTGTCGACTGTCTGCATGAAAGGAGTCGGTGAAGTTCATTGTAAATCAGTAGCTGTTGTTGATACTCCAGGTCTCTTTGACACCACACTGTCAAATGAACAAGTGCAGGAGGAAATTGTGAAATGTGTTTCACTGTCAGCACCTGGACCCCATGTCTTCATTATTGTCTTGAGTGTGGGAAGATTCACAAAGGAGGAGAAAGACACTGTGGATCTGATAAAGAAGATTTTTGGACCAAATGCTGCACAGTTCAGCATTGTTCTCTTCACGAGAGGAGATGACCTGAAAAATCAAACAATAGAACAATATGTAGAGAAAAGTAAAAGTGCAGATCTCAAGAAATTGATCAGGGACTGTGGGAACAGGTTTTTGGTTTTTAATAACAGAGAAAAGGATGATCACACACAAGTTACTCTGCTTTTTAAGATGATAGAAGAAGTGAAAAAATCTAATAAGGGGCAGTATTTCACAAACAGCATGTTTGAAGAAGCAGAGATGTCCATTAAAAAGAGAGTGGAGGAAAtactgaaagaaaaagagagagaaatccaGGCAAAGTATCAAACAGAAATGGAAAGCATGATGGAGAGACTAGAGAAGGAGAAAAGAGAAGCAGAtgaggaaaaaatgaaaatggagaCTCAGTTCAGAGAAAAAGAGGAGACTCTCAGAAAAGAgtatgaagaaaaagaaaaaacagaacagaagagACAAGAGGAGGAGAACAAGAGACGTTTAgatgaagaaaaacaacaaaaacatgaatatgaCCAAAAAATTGAAGCAATGCAGAGAGAGATGGAAAATCAGAGATCACTCTAtgaaaaacagcaaaaagaaaaagagagcaggataaaaagagagaagagaaatATAAACAAGATCAAAAAAAGCTCAAAGAAGAGCGAAAGCATGCCATTGAAcaattaa
- the naa50 gene encoding N-alpha-acetyltransferase 50 isoform X1, giving the protein MKGSRIELGDVTPHNIKQLKRLNQVIFPVSYNDKFYKDVLEVGELAKLAYFNDIAVGAVCCRVDHSQNQKRLYIMTLGCLAPYRRLGIGTKMLNHVLNICEKDGTFDNIYLHVQISNESAIDFYQKFGFEIIETKKNYYKRIEPADAHVLQKSLRSPCAPPAGELQKAD; this is encoded by the exons ATGAAAGG TAGCCGGATCGAGTTGGGGGATGTTACACCCCACAACATTAAACAGTTGAAGCGTCTGAACCAAGTGATCTTCCCTGTCAGCTACAACGACAAGTTCTACAAAGATGTTCTTGAAGTAGGAGAGCTCGCCAAGCTAG CATATTTCAATGACATCGCAGTTGGTGCTGTGTGCTGTAGAGTGGATCACTCTCAGAACCAGAAGCGACTCTACATCATGACACTGGGTTGTCTAGCACCTTACCGCAGACTTGGCATAG GAACAAAAATGCTGAACCATGTGTTGAACATTTGTGAGAAGGATGGCACTTTTGACAACATTTACCT TCACGTGCAGATCAGCAATGAGTCTGCAATTGACTTCTACCAGAAATTTGGCTTTGAGATCATTGAGACAAAAAAGAACTATTACAAGAGGATAGAGCCAGCAGATGCCCACGTTCTTCAGAAAAGCCTGCGCAGCCCATGTGCGCCCCCAGCAGGAGAGCTGCAGAAAGCCGACTAG
- the LOC127506225 gene encoding basic helix-loop-helix domain-containing protein USF3 translates to MPEIVQNQTNNPKPPRRKKNKEIHNAVERHRKEKINAGINRIGELLPCSQALKQSKNMILGEAFRYITDLKRQNDEMLLNGGDKVQAEEIKRLRHQLEDLRKESAHYIELLKANGINFLDDPTIHWKGKQRCAKVAKVTPTHLMSKGIIVYSNGNNSCPTSKISIPQNPVSHLDKQPANAVTVQPSRDITLGTGQTVGIVNGAPVNKVVVSSASSHIPVATLIPAVSKSCLTVVEQYSPLAPTTPLNPPMNYITVQGLCPQPAVSTPLPPQLQPDNPIPSLTSATCPATPLRLQHMLNLSSLPQVVISNSVVPVAAAPTMLSQNSEIQSVSTILPASSTLLRTSPTSSTQTTWTTLQLAGNTVQPVSQALITDGASISHNPQQLSVCSVGTKHLEEPTSIHLQPQAPVQLQATTTTCIPVQPSGPRPPQIYSAVVPCPQTAIAQQSSVLSVPAIVSQAVVVHQPSVETQTAQLTHQQSSVRAQPALLPKPQLSSTLMTTCNPTLQPKTAVQPALPCQPHSQPTVVPQAQSAVVPQLHLSVVPQAQPIINPPIQPALVPQPQAATLPVLQTMQLLQVNSDETPVAVTSSPPSNSHVVILQQGSSCSAPQVLREDVNSQTPCQHIVIIQAPTLTPAPQSHHTAIVSAATPTLSSQTTTSNPTCTASMQAAGTKQLVHILPRPSTQLQTQAPQTITVNGQVYVLQPAKSPDKGESQSGQSVTQILQPTCEEPTANVAMNCLGALTSLSQSISKVSSQSNVQIYTITPPSLSTVQPLPPCGSEVSTPTETVLSSSVPVPSTAAGSAVKILPKKSCGTSGNQTRQNSVRRTRLVKRKEPKPGRSLRRIAVKSKAFVADDTCSELSTAATCVNSVNSLNKDTVSHDVNMQKTPASNSVISTCSSPAIISVSSSSEKSADSSVTASVSGSIVKSPLTGGEISKTKAKSMNDVSMHNNVTVSSVSSVSSTQGNVAVSTNCGRLSKEIFTPDIGPQLNCSVVSADLSSQCSSVDTVVTLSAASSEVHVNSSCSVTFCSETTGQNKASSSNVCTSNEGRLTESRPNFTESSTPLTTVTSIQNNSKVKSVNSPPVPSHISTTSQPLGISANSAESGPTVSIMPSQAISQTQDKFSRREELTDSPQIQASFSVPSTSTPGSDNSMSTQPIQLSETSRISDPFKSLKRPSSMNLSMTTSNQGNCTDFKLPESNMNTQPGKDGQSDGATEKGVTGVGAFAQKETVPPQQVCTLENDSFETPLGANRQTDSPLAGGSGGRGFSVASLLPAGHASSSTFGAFTFTSEQAELLAMAARAIFEQDSPGKRAAGCSVDNPTSTAPTGWDLPKMQPAPSKESVTDQLVKLTKQADLPMSKPSSQVSTRVPPGEPLASSTTGIRLPQSIAYSQSQPSSVTSLNVNNLIRPSSNQPYPGSPNLAQQVSAPSSGVGAVMVSQSSSQNPPTCSGPAQPNEYAPLKNVLMRTHIGVGMVERHQKDMPKRSAQDDLILPNKRSKPCPAGNVNVNQMPSSTSAVMPRNHSDGVGALFSGNTFMSTVLRPTEGPCSTQVPTHEQTQPSVVHLQQGHIQHNAPQSGQNLGGNPYLKHHQQQEQRHLYQLQHHLTQTESQIHSIHQRNLLQDQHVQKKRGVVRGGQTGPNVGLQKQHHLEKSGVQHQQQQPPQQHQQQQQHPQQSQQHQQQQQQQQQHHQQQQSQQQQQKAQQIQQQQQSHQQQQQMPPQNSHSRHQHLQQQIQQQHFGARQDKNCEAQQAGQRAHQNNHLGQPERPPGQDHGAMQRLMGSRSMEQQLTSQASNSVSRSSDLACTSSRQERHRLSSYSAEALIGKTPANGEQRMGVHLQAPRNNAQDQSELRGYVDSSRGKGNIAHNSQSRLPPDHANTTDNQRIPDCGPFKSLVSGHQLSNFEVQVSRSGDMSSKSVPQIQRGPQQQTGFRMGAGPTGDVRSRGTYSGPHPVAQGVHIGAGLTREQEGCHQSFMQSLLAPHIPEQNGHQRTAQGCTPGSIEYNCVPGTSAGELQAKSSSPNLHPAQKAAPIRLGDNNKGHISQVSANLHCPPVRTGPPHPPTPHSSSDTGRTQGSTRSLSVSQRPHHIGPDPQSTKIRPGDRPRSGNLRPGNPFEPESSLPLPSGGGVILGRTQTGSEARRSSIVRFMADGAQVSSDNNLVSDRCAVSDLTQNFGFPFIAEGGMNPPPPINANASFIPPVTQPNASRTPALLPVEPQNTLPSFYPSYSPAAHPSLPSDIPLQYFSNQMFTSPSTDKSGSAPLNNRFGSILSPPRPVGFAQASFPLLTDMPMPIANSSGITPHLSNFNLTTLFPEIATAMPPDGSSMPMSPLLSLANTTSSDSNKQSNRPAHNISHILGHDGTSAV, encoded by the exons ATGCCGGAGATAGTACAGAATCAAACAAATAACCCAAAACCGCCAAG GCGGAAGAAAAACAAGGAGATTCATAATGCAG TGGAAAGACATCGTAAAGAGAAAATCAATGCTGGTATAAATCGGATTGGAGAGCTTTTGCCTTGCTCTCAGGCCTTGAAACAG AGTAAAAATATGATTCTGGGAGAGGCTTTTCGTTACATCACAGATCTAAAGCGACAAAATGATGAAATGCTGCTTAATGGAGGAGACAAAGTCCAAG CGGAGGAGATAAAGCGCTTACGGCACCAGCTGGAGGACCTACGCAAGGAAAGCGCTCATTATATTGAGCTCCTTAAAGCTAATGGCATCAATTTCCTTGATGACCCCACTATACACTGGAAAGGGAAGCAGCGCTGTGCAAAAGTAGCCAAAGTCACTCCAACGCACTTAATGTCAAAGGGAATAATCGTCTACTCCAATGGCAACAACTCCTGTCCCACAAGCAAAATCTCCATTCCACAAAATCCAGTTTCTCATCTTGATAAACAGCCGGCAAATGCTGTAACAGTCCAACCATCACGTGATATTACATTAGGCACGGGCCAGACTGTTGGTATTGTGAATGGAGCACCAGTCAACAAAGTTGTAGTCTCCTCTGCATCTTCCCATATACCTGTAGCAACTCTAATTCCTGCTGTATCCAAGTCATGTCTTACCGTTGTGGAACAGTATTCTCCTCTGGCACCTACTACTCCATTAAACCCTCCAATGAATTATATTACTGTTCAAGGTTTATGTCCCCAGCCTGCTGTCAGCACCCCACTCCCTCCACAACTTCAACCAGATAACCCAATCCCCAGTCTCACTTCTGCTACCTGTCCCGCCACGCCTCTCAGACTTCAGCATATGCTTAACCTATCTTCTCTGCCTCAAGTTGTGATCAGTAACTCAGTGGTTCCTGTTGCTGCAGCCCCCACTATGCTCTCACAGAATTCTGAAATCCAATCTGTTAGCACTATATTACCAGCAAGCTCTACCCTTCTTAGAACCAGTCCAACTAGTAGCACACAGACTACATGGACAACACTACAACTTGCAGGAAATACAGTGCAACCTGTCTCCCAGGCACTCATTACAGATGGTGCCAGCATTTCACATAACCCTCAGCAACTTTCTGTATGTTCAGTGGGGACAAAACACCTTGAGGAGCCCACTTCTATCCATTTGCAACCACAGGCTCCTGTTCAACTGCAAGCCACAACAACAACATGCATTCCCGTTCAGCCATCTGGGCCAAGACCTCCTCAGATATATTCAGCAGTTGTGCCATGCCCTCAGACAGCCATAGCACAACAGTCTTCAGTTTTATCTGTGCCAGCCATTGTATCCCAAGCCGTAGTGGTCCATCAGCCATCTGTTGAAACACAGACAGCACAGTTGACCCATCAACAATCATCTGTTCGGGCGCAACCTGCATTATTACCAAAACCTCAACTCAGCTCCACTCTAATGACCACCTGCAACCCCACCCTACAACCTAAAACTGCAGTTCAGCCTGCTCTGCCATGCCAGCCTCATTCCCAACCTACAGTGGTGCCCCAAGCCCAGTCTGCCGTTGTGCCTCAACTGCATCTCAGTGTGGTGCCTCAAGCTCAGCCAATCATAAATCCACCAATTCAGCCTGCCCTTGTGCCTCAACCACAAGCTGCCACACTGCCAGTGTTACAGACGATGCAGTTATTGCAGGTGAATTCTGATGAAACACCAGTTGCTGTGACCTCCTCTCCTCCAAGTAACTCACATGTTGTTATTCTGCAACAGGGAAGCTCATGTTCAGCACCACAGGTTCTCAGAGAAGATGTCAATAGTCAGACACCCTGCCAgcacattgtcataattcaggCACCTACTTTGACACCTGCACCACAGAGTCATCACACTGCCATTGTGTCAGCTGCAACCCCGACTTTATCCAGTCAAACGACCACTTCGAACCCTACCTGTACAGCTAGCATGCAGGCTGCTGGGACAAAGCAGCTGGTACATATTCTTCCACGTCCCTCAACCCAATTGCAAACACAAGCACCTCAGACTATCACTGTGAATGGACAAGTGTATGTTTTGCAGCCTGCAAAGTCACCAGATAAGGGAGAGTCTCAGTCTGGACAAAGTGTAACTCAGATCCTTCAGCCCACCTGTGAGGAACCCACTGCCAATGTTGCCATGAATTGTTTAGGTGCTCTAACTAGTCTTAGTCAGAGCATTTCAAAGGTCTCAAGTCAAAGCAATGTGCAGATATACACCATTACTCCACCTTCACTCAGTACTGTGCAGCCTCTTCCACCATGTGGTTCAGAAGTCAGCACTCCTACTGAAACTGTTCTTTCCTCCTCTGTTCCTGTACCATCAACTGCTGCTGGCAGTGCAGTTAAAATTCTCCCAAAGAAAAGCTGTGGGACCTCTGGAAATCAAACCAGACAAAACTCAGTCAGAAGAACCAGACTGGTTAAACGAAAGGAACCTAAACCTGGGCGAAGTTTGCGTAGAATTGCTGTCAAGAGTAAGGCTTTTGTTGCAGATGATACTTGTTCTGAGTTATCCACTGCAGCAACCTGTGTTAATTCTGTAAATTCTTTAAATAAAGATACGGTTAGTCATGATGTTAATATGCAGAAGACACCTGCCTCCAATAGTGTTATTTCCACATGCAGTAGTCCTGCAATCATTAGTGTCAGTTCCTCCAGTGAAAAATCAGCAGACAGTTCTGTCACGGCTTCAGTGAGTGGATCCATTGTCAAGTCCCCATTGACTGGTGGAGAAATTTCAAAGACTAAAGCAAAATCTATGAATGATGTCAGCATGCATAACAACGTAACGGTTAGCAGTGTCAGTTCAGTAAGTTCCACTCAGGGTAACGTGGCTGTTTCTACAAATTGTGGCAGGTTGAGTAAAGAAATCTTTACTCCAGATATTGGTCCCCAGCTTAACTGTTCAGTGGTTAGTGCTGATCTCTCATCACAGTGTAGCTCTGTGGATACTGTTGTAACTTTGTCAGCTGCATCGTCAGAAGTTCATGTTAACTCTTCATGCAGTGTGACATTTTGTAGTGAAACTACTGGTCAGAATAAGGCGAGTAGCAGTAATGTTTGCACCAGTAACGAAGGCAGATTAACAGAATCAAGACCCAATTTTACAGAGAGTTCCACTCCGTTGACCACTGTAACCTCGattcaaaacaattcaaaagTTAAATCTGTTAATTCACCCCCAGTACCAAGTCATATATCCACAACAAGTCAACCGTTGGGCATCAGTGCTAATTCAGCAGAGAGTGGGCCAACGGTTTCCATCATGCCAAGTCAGGCCATTTCACAAACACAAGATAAGTTTTCTAGAAGAGAAGAGTTGACCGACTCTCCTCAAATTCAGGCATCGTTTAGTGTGCCCTCAACGTCAACTCCTGGCTCAGACAACTCAATGTCAACTCAACCCATTCAGCTTTCAGAAACTTCCAGGATTTCGGACCCATTCAAGTCCCTGAAACGACCATCCTCAATGAATTTGTCAATGACAACCAGTAACCAAGGGAATTGTACAGACTTCAAGCTGCCTGAATCAAATATGAACACACAACCTGGCAAGGATGGACAATCTGATGGTGCCACAGAAAAGGGTGTGACAGGAGTAGGTGCTTTTGCTCAGAAAGAAACAGTTCCTCCACAACAAGTATGTACATTAGAAAATGATTCTTTTGAGACTCCACTGGGAGCTAATAGACAGACTGATTCACCTCTGGCAGGAGGTTCAGGCGGGAGAGGGTTTTCTGTTGCATCATTGCTTCCAGCAGGCCATGCCTCTTCAAGTACATTTGGTGCATTCACCTTCACTTCTGAACAGGCAGAATTATTAGCAATGGCTGCAAGAGCCATATTTGAACAGGACAGCCCAGGCAAGAGGGCTGCTGGATGCAGTGTTGACAACCCAACAAGTACTGCTCCCACAGGGTGGGACCTTCCAAAAATGCAGCCAGCTCCTTCTAAGGAGAGTGTGACTGACCAGCTGGTGAAACTGACAAAGCAGGCTGATTTACCCATGTCAAAGCCTTCATCTCAGGTCTCTACTCGAGTTCCTCCAGGTGAGCCTTTAGCCAGTAGCACTACTGGCATCAGACTTCCACAGAGCATAGCTTACTCACAGTCTCAGCCTAGTTCTGTCACCAGCCTTAATGTTAATAACCTCATTAGACCAAGCTCCAACCAACCTTATCCAGGATCGCCCAATCTTGCACAGCAGGTCTCAGCTCCCTCATCAGGAGTTGGTGCCGTTATGGTGTCTCAGTCTTCCTCACAAAATCCCCCAACCTGTTCTGGCCCTGCTCAGCCTAATGAATATGCACCTTTAAAGAATGTTCTGATGCGAACGCATATAGGTGTTGGAATGGTTGAACGTCATCAGAAGGATATGCCAAAAAGGTCTGCCCAAGATGACCTTATTCTTCCAAATAAGCGTTCAAAACCCTGCCCAGCAGggaatgttaatgttaatcagATGCCCTCAAGTACTTCTGCAGTTATGCCAAGGAATCACTCTGATGGTGTTGGGGCTCTGTTTTCTGGTAATACCTTCATGAGCACTGTGCTCCGCCCTACAGAAGGACCCTGCTCTACTCAGGTGCCAACACATGAACAAACTCAGCCAAGTGTGGTGCACCTGCAGCAAGGACACATACAACATAATGCTCCACAGTCTGGGCAGAACTTAGGTGGAAACCCCTACCTCAAACATCATCAACAGCAAGAACAAAGACACCTTTACCAGCTTCAGCATCACCTAACACAAACAGAATCTCAGATCCACAGCATTCATCAGAGGAACCTGCTGCAAGACCAGCATGTGCAAAAAAAGAGAGGAGTGGTGCGTGGTGGGCAGACAGGACCAAATGTTGGTTTGCAGAAGCAACATCATTTGGAAAAGAGTGGCGTGCAGCATCAGCAACAACAGCCTCCTCAGCAACaccaacagcaacagcagcatcCACAACAATCCCAGCagcatcaacaacaacaacaacaacagcagcagcaccaTCAACAGCAGCAatcacagcaacagcagcaaaaagcacaacagattcaacagcaacaacagtcacaccaacaacagcagcagatgCCACCACAGAATTCGCATTCACGTCATCAGCATCTTCAGCAGCAGATTCAGCAGCAGCACTTTGGGGCTAGACAGGACAAAAATTGCGAGGCTCAACAGGCAGGTCAGAGGGCACATCAAAACAATCATTTGGGTCAGCCGGAGCGTCCACCTGGACAGGATCATGGGGCTATGCAAAGACTAATGGGGTCTCGTTCAATGGAGCAGCAGTTGACCTCTCAGGCTAGCAATTCTGTTTCTCGTTCCTCAGATCTTGCTTGCACTTCATCACGTCAGGAGCGCCACCGTCTCTCTAGTTACTCAGCAGAGGCTCTGATAGGGAAGACTCCTGCTAATGGTGAACAACGTATGGGTGTGCACCTACAGGCACCTCGAAACAATGCACAGGACCAGTCAGAATTACGAGGCTATGTAGACTCGTCACGTGGTAAAGGTAACATTGCTCATAATTCTCAAAGCAGGCTACCACCTGACCATGCTAATACCACGGACAACCAAAGAATACCAGATTGTGGACCTTTCAAGTCTTTGGTTAGTGGGCATCAGCTAAGTAACTTTGAAGTGCAAGTGTCTCGAAGTGGTGACATGTCCAGTAAGTCTGTACCTCAAATCCAGAGAGGTCCTCAGCAGCAAACAGGATTCAGAATGGGTGCAGGGCCTACAGGAGATGTGCGTTCACGTGGGACCTATTCAGGTCCGCATCCTGTTGCTCAAGGCGTGCACATTGGAGCAGGATTGACAAGAGAACAGGAGGGATGTCACCAGAGCTTTATGCAAAGTCTTTTGGCACCTCATATTCCTGAACAAAATGGGCACCAAAGGACAGCCCAGGGCTGTACCCCAGGGAGTATAGAATACAACTGTGTTCCCGGGACCTCTGCTGGAGAACTTCAGGCTAAATCTTCAAGTCCTAACTTGCATCCTGCACAGAAAGCTGCTCCCATACGTCTAGGGGACAACAACAAAGGCCATATTTCTCAGGTCAGTGCAAATTTGCATTGTCCACCTGTGAGAACAGGTCCACCTCATCCCCCAACACCACACAGCAGTTCAGACACAGGACGGACTCAAGGCTCAACCAGGTCACTCTCTGTTAGTCAACGCCCCCATCATATTGGACCAGATccacaaagcacaaagattcgTCCAGGAGATCGACCACGGTCAGGCAACTTGAGACCTGGAAATCCCTTTGAGCCAGAAAGCTCTTTGCCTCTTCCATCAGGTGGAGGAGTGATCCTTGGCCGTacacaaacaggaagtgaagctagaCGAAGTAGCATTGTGCGTTTCATGGCAGATGGTGCACAAGTCAGCAGTGACAACAATTTGGTGTCTGATCGCTGTGCTGTGTCCGATCTCACCCAGAACTTTGGCTTTCCTTTCATTGCTGAAGGAGGAATGAACCCACCACCTCCCATTAATGCCAATGCGTCATTCATCCCACCGGTCACACAGCCCAATGCCTCTCGTACACCAGCCCTCCTTCCTGTGGAACCTCAGAACACTCTGCCTTCATTTTACCCCTCATATTCCCCTGCAGCTCATCCTAGCCTTCCAAGTGATATTCCTTTACAGTATTTCTCTAACCAGATGTTTACAAGTCCAAGCACTGACAAGAGTGGCAGTGCACCACTGAACAATCGCTTCGGTTCTATTCTTTCCCCGCCTCGACCTGTGGGCTTTGCACAGGCCAGCTTCCCGCTTCTCACAGATATGCCAATGCCAATTGCAAACTCTTCGGGCATCACACCTCATTTATCCAACTTCAACCTGACCACTTTGTTCCCTGAAATTGCCACAGCAATGCCTCCAGATGGCTCCTCTATGCCAATGTCACCTTTATTATCTCTTGCCAACACTACTTCCTCAGACTCAAATAAACAGTCTAATCGCCCAGCCCACAACATTAGTCATATCCTGGGACATGATGGCACCTCTGCTGTTTAA
- the LOC127506230 gene encoding GTPase IMAP family member 4-like isoform X1 yields MLRGKTIKESSSTRQRESSLVCVKKEVNIHGRHLTVVELPALTQLSEEEVMDQTLQCVSLCDSGVHQFFLIIPVGLLTDGDKKEMEKINKIFYSKDHFSVLFTTDLTDDKNATDFVTSKESQRFVDLYGCWYEVIGLKEHRRGTQISDLLECIESFKKKPYSLQMYIKSQEKRVRDELEEKLSKMKSTIKELQQKIQEGDEDASTDSGSLRIVMIGKTGNGKSETGNTILGREEFHTEASSDSVSTVCMKGVGEVHCKSVAVVDTPGLFDTTLSNEQVQEEIVKCVSLSAPGPHVFIIVLSVGRFTKEEKDTVDLIKKIFGPNAAQFSIVLFTRGDDLKNQTIEQYVEKSKSADLKKLIRDCGNRFLVFNNREKDDHTQVTLLFKMIEEVKKSNKGQYFTNSMFEEAEMSIKKRVEEILKEKEREIQAKYQTEMESMMERLEKEKREADEEKMKMETQFREKEETLRKEYEEKEKTEQKRQEEENKRRLDEEKQQKHEYDQKIEAMQREMENQRSLYEKQQKEKESRIKREKRNINKIKKSSKKSESMPLNN; encoded by the exons ATGTTACGAGGGAAAACAATAAAAGAATCTTCATCCACACGTCAGAGAGAGTCTAGTTTAGTGTGTGTGAAGAAAGAGGTGAACATACACGGACGGCACCTCACTGTGGTGGAGCTTCCAGCTCTCACTCAGCTCTCAGAAGAGGAAGTGATGGACCAGACTCTCCagtgtgtgtctctctgtgaTTCTGGAGTTCATCAATTCTTCCTTATTATTCCTGTTGGTCTACTTACTGATGGAGACAAAAAAGAAATGGAGAAGATCAATAAGATATTTTACTCCAAAGACCACTTCTCTGTTCTTTTCACAACAGATCTCACTGATGACAAAAATGCGACAGATTTTGTGACATCCAAAGAATCTCAGAGGTTTGTCGATCTTTATGGGTGTTGGTACGAGGTGATAGGGTTGAAGGAACATAGAAGAGGAACACAGATCTCTGACCTGTTGGAATGTATAGAGAGCTTTAAAAAGAAACCCTATTCACTTCAGATGTACATAAAATCTCAAGAAAAGAGAGTCAGGGATGAACTAGAGGAAAAGCTGAGTAAAATGAAGAGCACAATCAAAGAGTTGCAGCAGAAGATTCAAGAGG GAGATGAAGATGCATCAACAGATTCAGGCTCTTTAAGGATAGTGATGATTGGAAAGACTGGAAATGGAAAAAGTGAAACAGGAAACACCATCCTCGGGAGAGAAGAGTTTCACACTGAAGCCAGTTCAGATTCTGTGTCGACTGTCTGCATGAAAGGAGTCGGTGAAGTTCATTGTAAATCAGTAGCTGTTGTTGATACTCCAGGTCTCTTTGACACCACACTGTCAAATGAACAAGTGCAGGAGGAAATTGTGAAATGTGTTTCACTGTCAGCACCTGGACCCCATGTCTTCATTATTGTCTTGAGTGTGGGAAGATTCACAAAGGAGGAGAAAGACACTGTGGATCTGATAAAGAAGATTTTTGGACCAAATGCTGCACAGTTCAGCATTGTTCTCTTCACGAGAGGAGATGACCTGAAAAATCAAACAATAGAACAATATGTAGAGAAAAGTAAAAGTGCAGATCTCAAGAAATTGATCAGGGACTGTGGGAACAGGTTTTTGGTTTTTAATAACAGAGAAAAGGATGATCACACACAAGTTACTCTGCTTTTTAAGATGATAGAAGAAGTGAAAAAATCTAATAAGGGGCAGTATTTCACAAACAGCATGTTTGAAGAAGCAGAGATGTCCATTAAAAAGAGAGTGGAGGAAAtactgaaagaaaaagagagagaaatccaGGCAAAGTATCAAACAGAAATGGAAAGCATGATGGAGAGACTAGAGAAGGAGAAAAGAGAAGCAGAtgaggaaaaaatgaaaatggagaCTCAGTTCAGAGAAAAAGAGGAGACTCTCAGAAAAGAgtatgaagaaaaagaaaaaacagaacagaagagACAAGAGGAGGAGAACAAGAGACGTTTAgatgaagaaaaacaacaaaaacatgaatatgaCCAAAAAATTGAAGCAATGCAGAGAGAGATGGAAAATCAGAGATCACTCTAtgaaaaacagcaaaaagaaaaagagagcaggataaaaagagagaagagaaatATAAACAAGATCAAAAAAAGCTCAAAGAAGAGCGAAAGCATGCCATTGAAcaattaa